One genomic region from Euzebya tangerina encodes:
- a CDS encoding alpha-ketoacid dehydrogenase subunit beta, which produces MAEQLITYREAIARGIAQEMRRDDSVYLIGEDVAAAGGVFKGTKGLLDEFGPSRVRDTPISEEAILGAAMGAAMTGLKPIAEIMFSDFLATCWDLVAVEIPKTRYMTDGQFTVPLVIRTANGAGLRFGAQHSQAVENWAMMIPGLKVVAPSNPKDLIGLMAAAVRDPDPVIFFESKQLYPTKGLVPDGEIVDELGTAAVLREGTDVTIVALANMVPKAVEAAEVLAQRGISAELIDLRCLVPLDTATVLASVKKTSRLVTVEENPRLCGWGAEVVSIVAEEAIWHIDGPLTRVTTPHLPLPSADNLEDAVLPSVQRIVDACVKAVH; this is translated from the coding sequence GTGGCGGAACAGCTGATCACCTACCGGGAGGCGATCGCCCGCGGCATCGCCCAGGAGATGCGCCGGGACGACTCGGTGTACCTGATCGGGGAGGATGTGGCCGCAGCCGGTGGTGTCTTCAAGGGCACCAAGGGTCTGCTCGACGAGTTCGGCCCGTCACGCGTGCGCGACACCCCGATCTCTGAGGAAGCCATCCTCGGGGCCGCCATGGGAGCGGCCATGACGGGTCTCAAGCCGATCGCCGAGATCATGTTCAGCGACTTCCTGGCGACGTGCTGGGACCTCGTTGCGGTCGAGATCCCCAAGACGAGGTACATGACGGACGGTCAGTTCACCGTTCCGCTCGTCATCCGGACTGCCAACGGGGCGGGCCTGCGCTTCGGCGCGCAGCACTCCCAGGCCGTTGAGAACTGGGCCATGATGATCCCCGGGCTCAAGGTCGTCGCGCCGTCGAACCCGAAGGACCTCATCGGGTTGATGGCCGCGGCGGTCCGCGACCCCGACCCCGTGATCTTCTTCGAGTCGAAGCAGCTCTACCCCACCAAGGGATTGGTGCCGGACGGCGAGATCGTGGACGAGCTCGGCACGGCCGCCGTCCTCCGCGAGGGCACGGACGTGACCATCGTGGCGCTGGCCAACATGGTGCCCAAGGCCGTGGAGGCAGCCGAGGTCCTCGCCCAGCGGGGGATCTCTGCCGAGCTGATCGACTTGCGCTGCCTCGTTCCGCTGGACACCGCAACGGTGCTTGCATCCGTCAAGAAGACCAGCCGTCTGGTGACGGTCGAGGAGAATCCCCGGCTGTGCGGTTGGGGTGCCGAGGTGGTCTCCATCGTGGCGGAGGAGGCGATCTGGCACATCGACGGGCCACTCACCCGGGTCACCACACCACACCTTCCCCTCCCGAGCGCGGACAACCTGGAGGACGCCGTCCTGCCGTCGGTCCAGCGCATCGTCGATGCCTGCGTCAAGGCGGT
- a CDS encoding thiamine pyrophosphate-dependent dehydrogenase E1 component subunit alpha — MTTTDTHTDLTTDVANPTVSTEVRLALYRQVVRIRRFEERAYKLFMQGLVKGTSHLSLGMEAVAAGFAVAQRADDYTFCTYRGHAHTLARGTPMPGVMGELLGRATGVCGGKGGSMHLTSAEHGVMGSYAIIGAHLVIANGAAWSSKERNSGQVTVCFFGDGATNIGAFHEALNFAKIWELPIVFVCENNLWMEYTSIHDVTAVEHPAADRAAAYGLDSIIVDGNDPEAVYDVARRAVDRARAGAGPSLVEAKTYRHGGHSRADPGDYRPQEEVDTWLARDPMPNYRQRLVDLGVEESALVAIEDDAMTDVDAATEDAKAAPAPDSQAAFTNVWADGGYSWRNS; from the coding sequence GTGACCACCACTGACACACACACCGACCTCACCACGGACGTCGCCAACCCGACGGTCAGCACCGAGGTTCGCCTCGCGTTGTACCGACAGGTCGTCCGCATCCGCCGCTTCGAAGAGCGCGCGTACAAGCTCTTCATGCAGGGCTTGGTGAAGGGCACCTCGCACCTCTCGCTGGGCATGGAGGCCGTGGCCGCAGGGTTCGCCGTCGCCCAGCGCGCTGACGACTACACCTTCTGCACCTACCGCGGACACGCACACACCCTTGCGCGCGGGACGCCCATGCCCGGTGTGATGGGCGAACTGCTCGGCCGGGCCACGGGCGTCTGCGGGGGGAAGGGCGGGTCGATGCACCTCACGAGTGCGGAGCATGGGGTGATGGGCTCCTACGCCATCATCGGGGCTCATCTGGTGATCGCCAATGGCGCCGCATGGTCTTCGAAGGAACGCAACTCCGGGCAGGTGACGGTGTGCTTCTTCGGTGATGGGGCGACCAACATCGGAGCCTTCCACGAGGCGCTGAACTTCGCCAAGATCTGGGAGCTGCCGATCGTCTTCGTCTGCGAGAACAACCTCTGGATGGAGTACACCTCCATCCATGACGTGACGGCGGTGGAACACCCGGCCGCCGACCGTGCCGCGGCCTACGGCCTCGACTCCATCATCGTCGACGGCAACGACCCGGAGGCCGTCTACGACGTTGCTCGTCGCGCCGTAGATCGGGCGCGGGCGGGTGCCGGTCCGTCCTTGGTGGAGGCCAAGACCTATCGGCACGGCGGGCACTCGCGCGCCGATCCAGGGGACTACCGCCCGCAGGAGGAGGTCGACACCTGGCTCGCTCGGGACCCCATGCCGAACTACCGGCAACGTCTGGTCGACCTCGGCGTCGAGGAATCCGCACTGGTTGCCATCGAGGACGATGCGATGACCGATGTGGACGCCGCAACCGAGGATGCGAAGGCAGCACCGGCCCCTGACTCGCAGGCCGCCTTCACCAACGTCTGGGCCGATGGAGGTTACTCGTGGCGGAACAGCTGA